One region of Chitinophagales bacterium genomic DNA includes:
- a CDS encoding site-specific integrase — protein MATNSFTLKFVVKTEKQDNFGLVPIYAKMYINGQKLELSTNKRIESFKWDKYNKNAKFDNDLNEFLELFKTKMYNTYSKALLNDEYLTPELFKTMLKGVKKPTQIVHYLIETATLHNTNFEKMIGIKYSYGSYKNYKSTLKYLKEFVPIYSGNKDIPLEEVNYNFCEAYYGYVTTEKTCTTNGANKQIQRLKKIINYAIKQGFISKNPMATFTLEFKQVNRVILTIEELKKLIQFDFQRPTLEKVRDVFIFQCFTGLSYADIKTLNLRDIEDNLIKMDRAKTGNKFVVPLLPQALELIDKYADYENATKPIFPVLSNQKMNLNLKLIQEIVGIKKSLTTHIGRHTFATTIALANGVPIETVSKMLGHTKISTTQVYAKVLDDKIIKDMDKLKDRF, from the coding sequence ATGGCTACAAATAGCTTTACATTGAAGTTTGTAGTTAAAACTGAGAAACAGGACAATTTTGGATTAGTTCCCATATATGCTAAGATGTATATCAATGGTCAGAAATTAGAACTATCCACTAATAAAAGAATAGAGTCTTTTAAATGGGATAAATACAATAAGAATGCTAAATTTGACAATGACCTAAATGAGTTCCTTGAATTGTTTAAGACTAAAATGTATAATACTTATTCAAAGGCTTTATTAAATGATGAGTATTTGACCCCAGAGTTATTTAAAACAATGCTAAAAGGAGTCAAGAAACCTACTCAAATAGTCCACTATCTCATAGAAACAGCAACACTTCATAATACCAATTTTGAAAAAATGATAGGAATCAAATATTCCTATGGTAGCTACAAGAACTACAAATCCACTCTCAAATATCTGAAAGAGTTTGTTCCTATTTATTCTGGTAATAAGGATATTCCTTTAGAAGAAGTCAATTATAACTTCTGTGAAGCCTATTATGGTTATGTAACTACAGAAAAGACTTGCACCACTAATGGAGCAAATAAGCAAATTCAGAGATTGAAGAAAATTATCAACTATGCCATAAAGCAAGGATTTATCTCAAAAAACCCTATGGCTACTTTTACCCTTGAATTTAAACAAGTAAATAGGGTTATTCTTACTATAGAGGAACTTAAAAAGCTTATCCAGTTTGATTTTCAAAGACCTACTTTGGAGAAAGTTAGAGATGTATTCATATTCCAATGCTTCACAGGTTTATCTTATGCAGATATTAAAACCTTGAATTTAAGGGATATTGAAGATAATCTCATTAAAATGGATAGAGCTAAAACTGGCAATAAGTTTGTAGTTCCATTACTTCCACAAGCCTTAGAGCTAATAGATAAGTATGCTGACTATGAGAATGCTACTAAACCAATCTTTCCTGTACTATCCAATCAGAAGATGAATCTAAACTTAAAACTGATACAGGAAATAGTAGGAATCAAGAAGTCCTTAACCACTCATATAGGCAGACATACATTTGCTACAACTATAGCTCTGGCTAATGGAGTACCTATAGAAACTGTATCTAAAATGCTTGGTCATACCAAAATCTCTACTACACAAGTTTACGCAAAGGTTTTGGATGATAAGATTATCAAGGATATGGATAAGCTTAAGGATAGATTTTGA
- a CDS encoding DUF3871 family protein translates to MELQLYNEDTAVIAKKEYQHKPFIEANTQEVSIAHLKNDCIVPVFSKDCERTISHSDFIEITQFCVSKLFPNQRIDTPELRVSHPLKGRVAEAVNKQVNELLDHEKTLYYERMAFIVRIPSITETINGNELALTIGGVRSYNQENLYNKKSMEKFKFFIGFQNKVCCNLCVSSDGFVEEMRVGSLEEMSTKIVQVIQNYNMEKHIYEMQDLTSKALTEQQFAQLLGKTRLYQHLPKIEKTLIPELNYNDGQFSSIARDYYLDNSFCRDESGDINLWNVYNLFTSANKSSYIDNFLTRQVNAFEFTNGIKSALEQDSPYSWFIN, encoded by the coding sequence ATGGAACTACAACTTTATAATGAAGATACAGCAGTTATTGCTAAAAAAGAGTACCAACATAAGCCTTTCATAGAAGCAAATACACAGGAGGTGTCAATAGCTCATTTAAAGAATGACTGTATAGTGCCAGTATTCAGTAAAGACTGTGAAAGGACAATTTCACATTCTGACTTTATTGAGATTACACAATTCTGTGTATCTAAATTGTTCCCTAATCAAAGAATAGACACTCCAGAATTAAGGGTCTCACACCCTTTAAAAGGAAGGGTTGCAGAGGCTGTGAATAAACAAGTTAATGAATTATTAGACCATGAGAAAACTCTCTATTATGAAAGAATGGCTTTCATTGTTAGAATCCCTAGTATTACTGAAACTATCAATGGCAATGAACTTGCTTTAACTATTGGAGGAGTAAGGTCATATAATCAAGAGAATCTCTACAATAAGAAGTCTATGGAGAAATTCAAGTTCTTTATAGGTTTCCAGAATAAAGTATGCTGTAATTTGTGTGTAAGCTCTGATGGTTTTGTGGAAGAAATGAGAGTAGGTAGTTTGGAGGAAATGAGTACAAAGATTGTACAAGTAATCCAAAACTATAATATGGAGAAACATATCTATGAAATGCAGGATTTAACTAGTAAAGCTCTTACAGAACAACAATTTGCTCAATTATTAGGTAAAACTAGACTATATCAGCATTTACCAAAGATAGAGAAAACCTTAATCCCAGAACTAAACTATAATGATGGTCAATTTAGCAGTATAGCTAGAGATTATTATCTTGACAATAGCTTCTGTAGAGATGAATCAGGAGATATAAATCTATGGAATGTTTACAACCTCTTTACCTCTGCAAATAAGAGTAGTTACATAGATAACTTCCTTACAAGACAAGTAAATGCCTTTGAATTTACAAATGGTATAAAGTCTGCTTTAGAACAAGACTCCCCTTATAGCTGGTTTATCAACTAG
- the dnaA gene encoding chromosomal replication initiator protein DnaA: MSENFEKVWAKCLEVIKSNVSSQVYSTWFEPIVPVALDKDILTIQVPSQFFYEWLEEHYVTIIRKALMREIGEKAKLEYRILLDKNDSKSAISYPNTKGNSSENSETFMPITVGNQIRNPFVIPGIKKVSIDSQLNPIFTFESFIEGDCNRLSRAAGYAVAKKPGGTAFNPLFLYGGTGVGKSHLLQAIGNQIKQITPSKTVLYIQSDKFINQFIESAKNNNTHEFINFYNLIDVLLIDDIQFFSGKEKSQEIFFNIFNHLHNNGKQLVITSDRAPKDMDGIEERLLSRLKWGLLAEMGMPDYETRYSILEKKMYADGVILPKEVVEYVAFNINTNVRDLEGAMIALLAQASLVKKDVDIDLAKKIIKNYVKSVSREVSVEYIQKTVCEFIGVNADLLKQNTRKREVVNARQISMYLAKKYTKNSLKEIGRHFGNKDHSTVIHSIQVVDNLLEVDKKFREDLEELKKRINLSNL, from the coding sequence ATGTCTGAAAATTTTGAAAAGGTGTGGGCAAAATGTCTGGAGGTGATAAAGAGTAATGTATCATCTCAAGTTTATTCTACATGGTTCGAACCTATTGTGCCAGTAGCATTAGATAAAGATATTTTGACTATACAGGTGCCTTCTCAATTTTTTTATGAGTGGCTCGAAGAACACTATGTGACTATTATTCGGAAAGCATTGATGAGAGAAATTGGCGAAAAAGCTAAACTTGAATATCGCATTCTACTTGATAAAAATGATAGCAAGAGTGCCATCTCTTACCCAAATACTAAAGGAAACTCTAGTGAAAATTCTGAGACATTTATGCCAATAACTGTAGGTAATCAAATTCGCAATCCTTTTGTAATTCCTGGTATTAAAAAGGTCAGCATAGATTCACAGTTAAACCCTATTTTTACCTTTGAAAGTTTTATAGAAGGCGACTGCAATCGATTATCTAGAGCTGCTGGTTATGCCGTAGCTAAGAAACCTGGAGGCACAGCATTTAATCCATTGTTTCTATATGGTGGCACTGGAGTGGGGAAGTCCCATTTGCTGCAAGCAATAGGTAATCAAATAAAACAAATTACTCCGAGTAAAACGGTTCTATATATACAATCGGATAAATTTATTAATCAATTTATCGAGTCTGCTAAGAATAACAATACACATGAGTTTATCAACTTTTATAATCTCATCGATGTTTTGTTAATAGATGACATTCAATTCTTTTCTGGTAAAGAAAAATCTCAGGAGATATTTTTCAATATATTTAATCACCTACATAATAATGGTAAACAATTAGTCATTACTTCTGACAGAGCTCCAAAAGATATGGATGGGATAGAAGAAAGATTGTTGTCCAGATTAAAGTGGGGGCTGCTCGCTGAAATGGGAATGCCAGATTACGAGACGCGCTATTCTATCCTTGAAAAAAAGATGTATGCTGACGGAGTTATATTACCTAAAGAGGTAGTTGAGTATGTAGCCTTTAATATCAATACTAATGTGAGAGATCTAGAGGGTGCCATGATAGCCCTTCTGGCGCAAGCTTCACTTGTGAAGAAAGATGTAGACATAGATTTAGCCAAGAAAATAATTAAAAACTATGTCAAGTCCGTATCCAGAGAAGTTTCTGTAGAGTATATTCAGAAAACAGTTTGTGAATTCATCGGTGTAAATGCGGATTTACTCAAACAAAATACACGGAAGAGAGAGGTAGTCAATGCCCGACAAATCTCTATGTATTTAGCAAAAAAATACACCAAAAATTCACTGAAAGAAATAGGTCGTCATTTTGGCAATAAGGATCATAGTACAGTCATTCACTCCATTCAAGTGGTAGATAATCTTCTCGAGGTAGATAAGAAATTTAGAGAAGACCTAGAAGAGCTCAAGAAAAGAATTAATTTGAGCAATTTATAA
- the fabG gene encoding 3-oxoacyl-[acyl-carrier-protein] reductase translates to MQKLLNGKTVIVTGGSRGIGRAIVLELAKEGANVVFSYHSSEAKAMELVREIENLGSLGLAVKSDASSFTAAKELCDAAIGKFTTIDVIVNNAGITRDTLLMRMNEEQWDEVINNNLKSAFNLTKHASAVMLKQRKGSIINITSIVGLKGQAGQVNYSASKAGMIGLTKSVADELGSRNIRCNAIAPGFIQTEMTDELPEDLKKKYLDQIPMKRFATADEVAKVVVFLASDMSSYVTGQIIGVCGGLAR, encoded by the coding sequence ATGCAGAAATTGCTGAATGGAAAAACCGTTATAGTCACAGGTGGGAGTAGAGGTATAGGAAGAGCTATTGTACTCGAACTAGCGAAGGAAGGTGCCAATGTGGTTTTTTCATACCATTCTAGTGAAGCAAAGGCTATGGAGTTAGTTCGGGAAATCGAAAATTTAGGTTCACTAGGCTTGGCCGTGAAAAGCGATGCTTCTTCTTTTACAGCTGCTAAGGAACTTTGCGATGCTGCCATTGGCAAGTTTACAACTATTGATGTAATAGTCAATAATGCTGGTATAACAAGAGATACCTTGCTTATGCGCATGAATGAAGAACAATGGGACGAGGTCATCAACAATAATTTAAAGTCAGCCTTTAATTTGACTAAACACGCATCTGCAGTAATGCTGAAGCAAAGAAAAGGCAGTATCATTAATATTACATCGATCGTAGGACTAAAAGGACAAGCAGGTCAGGTGAATTATTCTGCATCCAAAGCTGGGATGATAGGATTGACAAAGTCTGTGGCGGATGAGCTCGGTTCGCGTAATATTAGATGCAATGCTATAGCTCCTGGTTTTATTCAAACTGAAATGACCGATGAATTGCCAGAGGATCTTAAGAAAAAATATTTAGATCAAATTCCTATGAAACGATTTGCGACTGCGGATGAGGTAGCTAAAGTAGTAGTATTCTTAGCCTCCGATATGAGTTCCTATGTCACTGGACAAATTATCGGCGTTTGCGGTGGTTTGGCGAGATAA
- a CDS encoding metallophosphoesterase produces MQRIEFLQSSFIAGVSIPLLQSYSHLWKGVDAPFEKLTLIHTNDTHSRIDPFEDGEYKGLGGVIARKQAIDEVRTTESNTLLLDAGDIFQGTPYFNMYQGEIEMKAMSYLGYDASTIGNHDFDNGAANLAKQMDHANFPFIISNYDVTDSNLANKVAPYIVFNKGKIKVGVLGIGIELDGLVSKKNYGNIIYQDPVEVANRYARILKEDENCDIIICLSHLGYSYKSKKISDLILAEKVDNIDVIIGGHTHTFLDCPTLVQKPEKKFVIINQVGFGGITLGKLDIYFNRNKKAIEKNLSNLIKCQI; encoded by the coding sequence ATGCAAAGAATAGAATTCCTACAATCTAGCTTTATCGCTGGTGTTTCAATACCCCTACTTCAGTCCTATAGTCATCTTTGGAAGGGAGTGGATGCCCCTTTTGAAAAGTTAACCCTTATTCATACCAATGATACACATAGCAGAATTGATCCATTTGAAGACGGAGAGTATAAAGGATTAGGTGGTGTAATAGCTAGAAAACAGGCTATTGATGAAGTTAGAACAACAGAGAGCAATACTCTTTTATTAGATGCCGGTGATATTTTTCAAGGGACTCCCTATTTTAACATGTATCAAGGTGAGATAGAAATGAAGGCTATGTCCTACCTAGGATATGACGCAAGCACTATAGGTAATCACGATTTTGACAACGGAGCAGCTAATCTCGCTAAACAAATGGACCATGCCAATTTTCCATTTATTATTAGCAACTATGATGTGACAGATTCTAATCTAGCCAATAAGGTAGCACCATATATTGTTTTTAATAAAGGTAAAATAAAAGTAGGGGTTTTAGGCATTGGGATAGAGCTTGATGGACTTGTAAGTAAGAAAAATTATGGAAATATCATTTATCAAGACCCAGTTGAAGTAGCAAATAGGTATGCAAGAATATTGAAGGAAGATGAGAATTGTGATATAATTATTTGTTTATCACATTTAGGTTATAGTTATAAGAGTAAAAAAATTAGCGATTTAATTTTGGCAGAAAAAGTGGACAATATTGATGTAATAATTGGAGGTCATACGCATACATTTTTAGATTGCCCGACCCTAGTTCAAAAACCTGAAAAAAAATTTGTCATAATAAATCAGGTGGGCTTTGGCGGCATAACTCTCGGCAAATTAGATATTTATTTTAACAGAAACAAAAAAGCAATCGAGAAAAACCTATCTAATTTGATAAAATGTCAGATTTAA
- a CDS encoding AAA family ATPase, protein MQLRKSQKQFTKIRMALQAPSGGGKTMSALLIAYGLSNDWEKVAIIDTEAGSADLYSSLGKYNVLPLDNPYSPENYIKAIDLCEDAGMEVIIIDSISHLWEYLLDYHSNMAGNSFTNWAKINPMLKSFVDKILSSKCHVICTLRVKQDYVLNLKDGKHIPEKVGLKSNFRDGFDFEMTIVLDIDIKNMATSSKDRTNLFSSKPAFKLTPDTGKLIKEWCESGITIEEIQKEIQATKNVDELNEIYKRYSYLYTHLQADFVTRKAELNSSNKAVIANELLNPQNFSNNGTTTL, encoded by the coding sequence ATGCAATTAAGAAAAAGTCAAAAACAATTTACAAAAATCAGAATGGCTTTACAAGCTCCAAGTGGAGGAGGTAAAACTATGTCAGCATTATTGATAGCCTATGGACTATCTAATGACTGGGAAAAAGTAGCTATAATAGATACAGAAGCAGGAAGTGCAGACCTCTATTCTAGCTTAGGTAAATACAATGTATTACCTCTAGATAATCCTTATAGTCCTGAAAACTATATTAAGGCAATAGACCTATGTGAAGATGCAGGTATGGAAGTGATAATTATAGATAGTATCTCTCATTTATGGGAATATCTATTGGATTATCATTCTAATATGGCAGGAAATAGCTTCACAAATTGGGCAAAAATAAATCCAATGCTTAAAAGCTTTGTAGATAAAATTCTTAGCAGTAAATGTCATGTTATCTGTACTTTGAGAGTGAAACAAGATTATGTACTTAATCTTAAAGATGGTAAGCATATTCCAGAGAAGGTGGGTTTAAAGTCAAACTTTAGAGATGGATTTGATTTTGAGATGACCATAGTTTTAGATATTGATATCAAGAATATGGCTACAAGTTCTAAGGATAGAACAAATCTATTCTCTTCAAAACCAGCTTTCAAATTAACCCCTGATACAGGTAAACTTATCAAAGAATGGTGTGAATCTGGAATAACAATAGAAGAAATACAAAAAGAAATTCAAGCTACAAAGAATGTAGATGAATTGAATGAAATCTATAAAAGATATTCCTATCTATATACCCACTTACAAGCTGATTTTGTTACTAGAAAAGCTGAATTAAATAGCAGCAATAAAGCTGTTATAGCCAATGAATTACTTAACCCTCAAAATTTTTCTAACAATGGAACTACAACTTTATAA
- a CDS encoding Eco57I restriction-modification methylase domain-containing protein: MKLDILNPAKKLKASYQRLHIDREKIELFKENIKKAFEDIAIADKKKESEEHYKAIVRDFLLDTYYKGNHSINTQGRNDLVIHNGSNATSPVGIIIETKQPSNKSEMISVKSPNSKSFQQLITYFLKERFENKNLEIKHLIISNIYEWYIFDASDFERYFYDNKKIKDSYLDWTNKTSLMSKTDWFYKEVLFPHIEENLESIPCTYFNLKDYESIINNDNLEDDEALLDLYKILSSEHLLKKQIANDSNSLNKQFYAELLHILGLEEVKEGSKKTIKRCAKPNEGSILENTLAKLKAKARDVSETESYEIALELTITWLNRILFLKLLEGQLIKYNNNSDFAFLNYKKVNEYDVLEELFFEVLAVNYKERPESIQKIYGNIPYLNSSLFEETELERTYFGINVLKDRLDIPIYSNSVLNFQVKGSSKRTLEYLFEFLDAYDFGDESKGKIKENSKSIINASVLGLIFEKINGYKDGSFFTPSFITMYMCRESIRRAVVQKFNDTYGWNCEEFKDLKNEIKSIKKKEASDILNTLRICDPAVGSGHFLVSALNELITIKQDLKILIDSEGVDLSEYTIDIENDELVIKDERGIPYSYLFQKKESRRIQETLFREKQTIIENCLFGVDINPKSVMICRLRLWIELLKNAYYTESSKYKELETLPNIDINIKCGNSLISRFEVKDSVFESIPNFQTRLKEYTTWVKVYKGERDKSAKAQLVKKIDQFKSEFKLRDKRTDKVQNEMDKVTMEILKSKNPMFPLTDAEKGKVKDYEAKLEKLTQEKKDIESNPIYQNAFEWRFEFPEVLDENGGFIGFDVVIGNPPYIDHKKLAEISQILKTQFKIYVSSADISVYFFELGDNILNENGVLSFINTNKFFRTEYGSLLRGLISSKQINSIINFEQVPIFDEALVSSAIFIYSKLLTKKKIFDFVEFNNEDSPKENFVQYLATRNIQIENSKLSEKAWSFNDNASIIDKILSKGKPIKDIKSLDIKRGVTTGYDPAFIISNDILNEFKKNDIIKPLFKGANLKKYTTVKSTLSLIFTRKGYNIENDISIKNHLNRFYDDLKPKKENDIKGRKPGEYKWFEIQDNIAYYEMFEKDKIVWALTADKWGFALDTEKHYLSSGGFMMISESLNLKYLLAILNSNLMKFLFQEIGVMTAGGAYTLKKATIEEFPIIELDDKKQQPFIKLVDKILSLKKSNPEADTTDLEAEVDKLVYELYGLSEEEIAIIENK, encoded by the coding sequence TTGAAACTAGATATACTCAATCCTGCTAAAAAACTCAAAGCTTCTTATCAAAGACTCCATATTGATAGGGAGAAAATAGAGCTGTTCAAAGAGAATATCAAAAAAGCTTTTGAAGATATAGCTATAGCAGATAAGAAAAAGGAATCTGAGGAACATTATAAGGCAATAGTAAGGGATTTTTTACTAGATACATACTACAAAGGGAATCATAGTATCAATACACAAGGTAGAAATGACCTTGTGATACATAATGGGTCAAATGCCACCAGTCCTGTAGGGATAATCATAGAGACTAAACAACCTTCCAATAAATCAGAGATGATTTCTGTTAAAAGCCCTAATAGCAAATCATTTCAGCAGTTAATTACTTATTTTCTTAAAGAGAGATTTGAAAATAAAAATCTAGAGATTAAGCACCTAATTATCTCAAATATCTATGAATGGTACATATTTGATGCTAGTGATTTTGAGAGATATTTCTATGACAATAAAAAAATCAAAGATAGCTATCTAGACTGGACAAATAAGACCTCATTAATGTCTAAAACAGATTGGTTTTACAAAGAAGTTTTATTTCCTCATATAGAAGAAAATCTAGAATCTATTCCTTGTACTTATTTCAATCTCAAGGATTATGAATCTATCATAAATAATGACAATTTAGAGGATGATGAAGCTCTACTGGATTTATACAAAATCCTAAGTTCAGAGCATTTATTGAAGAAGCAAATAGCCAATGACAGCAACTCCCTCAATAAACAATTCTATGCTGAATTATTGCATATTTTAGGCTTAGAGGAAGTCAAAGAAGGTAGTAAAAAAACCATTAAAAGATGTGCTAAACCCAATGAAGGAAGTATTTTAGAAAATACACTAGCTAAATTGAAAGCCAAAGCTAGAGATGTATCAGAAACTGAGAGCTATGAGATAGCTCTGGAATTAACTATTACTTGGTTAAATAGGATTCTATTTTTAAAATTATTAGAAGGTCAATTAATTAAGTATAATAATAATTCTGACTTTGCTTTTTTGAATTATAAAAAAGTCAATGAATATGATGTTTTAGAAGAATTATTTTTTGAGGTATTAGCTGTTAATTATAAAGAAAGACCAGAATCTATTCAGAAAATCTATGGTAATATACCTTATCTCAATAGTTCACTATTTGAAGAAACAGAACTAGAAAGAACCTATTTTGGAATTAATGTTTTAAAAGATAGATTGGATATTCCCATCTATTCTAATAGTGTATTGAATTTTCAAGTAAAGGGAAGCAGTAAAAGAACCCTAGAATATCTATTTGAATTTCTAGATGCCTATGATTTTGGAGATGAGAGCAAAGGTAAAATCAAGGAGAATTCAAAATCCATAATAAATGCTTCTGTCTTAGGATTGATATTTGAAAAAATCAATGGATATAAAGATGGCTCATTCTTTACCCCTAGCTTTATCACTATGTATATGTGCAGGGAAAGTATTAGAAGGGCTGTGGTACAGAAATTCAATGACACTTATGGCTGGAACTGTGAAGAATTTAAAGACCTCAAGAATGAAATCAAATCTATCAAGAAAAAAGAGGCTAGTGATATCCTCAATACCCTGAGAATTTGTGACCCTGCTGTAGGCTCTGGACACTTTCTAGTTTCAGCTCTCAATGAACTCATTACTATCAAGCAAGACCTCAAAATTCTAATAGATAGTGAGGGAGTGGATCTATCAGAATATACTATAGACATAGAAAATGATGAGCTTGTCATTAAGGATGAAAGAGGAATCCCTTATAGTTACCTGTTTCAAAAGAAAGAAAGTAGAAGAATACAAGAAACCTTGTTTAGAGAAAAGCAGACTATCATAGAAAACTGCCTTTTTGGAGTAGATATCAATCCTAAATCTGTGATGATATGCAGACTGAGACTATGGATAGAGTTACTCAAAAATGCCTACTATACAGAATCTAGCAAATACAAAGAACTAGAAACCCTCCCTAATATAGATATCAATATCAAATGTGGCAATAGCTTAATAAGTAGATTTGAAGTAAAGGATAGTGTGTTTGAGTCTATACCTAATTTCCAAACTAGACTGAAAGAATACACTACTTGGGTAAAGGTATATAAAGGGGAAAGAGATAAATCTGCTAAAGCTCAACTTGTAAAGAAAATAGACCAATTCAAATCTGAATTTAAACTGAGAGATAAGAGAACTGATAAGGTACAGAATGAAATGGATAAGGTGACTATGGAGATTTTGAAATCCAAAAACCCTATGTTTCCTCTCACAGATGCAGAAAAAGGAAAGGTCAAAGACTATGAAGCCAAACTAGAAAAACTAACTCAAGAAAAAAAAGACATAGAATCCAATCCTATCTATCAAAATGCCTTTGAATGGAGATTTGAATTTCCAGAAGTACTAGATGAGAATGGAGGTTTTATTGGATTTGATGTTGTGATTGGAAATCCTCCTTATATAGATCATAAAAAACTAGCAGAAATTAGCCAGATACTAAAAACACAGTTTAAAATCTATGTAAGTAGTGCAGATATTAGTGTTTACTTCTTTGAATTAGGAGATAATATTCTCAATGAAAATGGAGTGTTATCATTTATAAACACAAATAAATTTTTCAGAACAGAATATGGTAGCTTATTAAGAGGATTGATTTCAAGTAAGCAAATTAATAGCATAATCAATTTTGAACAAGTTCCCATATTTGATGAAGCCTTAGTCTCAAGTGCAATATTTATTTATAGCAAACTTCTTACTAAAAAGAAAATATTTGATTTTGTTGAATTTAATAATGAAGATTCCCCAAAGGAAAATTTTGTTCAATACTTAGCTACTAGAAATATTCAAATTGAAAATTCAAAATTATCAGAAAAGGCTTGGAGCTTTAATGACAATGCTTCTATTATAGATAAAATTTTATCTAAAGGTAAGCCAATTAAAGATATCAAATCTTTGGATATTAAAAGAGGTGTAACTACAGGATATGATCCTGCTTTTATTATTTCTAATGATATATTAAATGAGTTTAAAAAAAATGATATAATTAAGCCTTTATTTAAAGGAGCAAATTTAAAAAAATATACAACAGTTAAATCTACCTTATCTCTAATATTTACCAGAAAAGGATATAATATTGAAAATGATATTTCAATTAAAAATCATTTAAATAGATTCTATGATGATTTAAAACCTAAGAAAGAAAATGATATTAAAGGAAGAAAGCCAGGAGAATATAAATGGTTTGAGATTCAAGATAACATTGCATATTATGAAATGTTTGAAAAAGATAAAATTGTATGGGCATTAACTGCTGATAAGTGGGGATTTGCTTTAGATACTGAAAAGCATTATTTGTCAAGTGGAGGTTTTATGATGATTTCAGAATCTTTAAATTTAAAGTATCTATTAGCTATTTTGAATTCTAATCTTATGAAATTTTTATTTCAAGAAATAGGTGTAATGACAGCTGGGGGAGCTTATACACTTAAAAAAGCAACTATTGAAGAATTTCCAATTATTGAATTAGATGATAAAAAACAACAGCCATTTATCAAGCTAGTAGACAAAATCCTTTCTCTCAAAAAATCCAATCCAGAAGCAGATACTACTGACTTAGAAGCAGAGGTAGATAAGCTAGTCTATGAGCTATATGGGCTGAGTGAGGAGGAGATAGCTATTATAGAAAATAAATAA
- a CDS encoding endonuclease/exonuclease/phosphatase family protein, with protein sequence MFLDIMVSKIKIGTINLDWCKKPKIFLDNIKESIKSQKFDFIVITENIEDFNFDPSYNTYHTNPIPIEEEYEYLHYGEYLGGKIPVRVSIYTRHKAICKYKVCDPRTSIAYSFYVGNLVFILYGTIIGTYGIKYQKELALKELENFKEDVKYLKAINRNLIIAGDLNTSFINSETHSQLSQINSRKEILDFAQSESLNNTTANIPNNIDHIITTNRISEYYKVEVQEFINSESLKDQYHKGIQIELTQVKDERAY encoded by the coding sequence TTGTTCCTAGATATAATGGTCAGTAAAATAAAAATAGGCACTATTAACCTTGATTGGTGCAAGAAACCTAAAATTTTCCTAGATAATATAAAAGAATCCATTAAGTCACAAAAATTTGACTTTATAGTAATTACTGAAAATATTGAAGATTTCAATTTTGACCCTTCCTACAATACATATCATACAAATCCTATACCAATAGAGGAAGAATATGAGTATTTGCATTATGGTGAATATTTAGGTGGTAAAATACCAGTAAGAGTTTCCATTTATACCAGACATAAAGCAATATGTAAATATAAAGTTTGTGACCCTAGGACTTCAATAGCTTACTCATTCTATGTAGGTAATCTAGTTTTCATTCTTTATGGCACTATTATAGGTACATATGGAATTAAATATCAAAAAGAATTAGCATTAAAAGAACTAGAAAATTTTAAAGAAGATGTCAAGTACTTGAAAGCAATTAATAGAAATCTTATTATTGCAGGTGACTTAAATACCTCATTTATTAATAGTGAAACTCATAGTCAGTTAAGTCAAATAAATAGTAGAAAAGAGATATTAGATTTTGCACAGAGTGAAAGTTTAAATAATACAACAGCCAATATACCAAATAATATTGACCATATTATTACAACTAATAGAATATCTGAGTACTACAAGGTAGAAGTGCAAGAATTTATTAATTCAGAATCTCTTAAAGACCAATATCATAAAGGAATTCAAATTGAACTAACTCAGGTTAAGGATGAAAGAGCTTATTAA